The following proteins are co-located in the Vanessa tameamea isolate UH-Manoa-2023 chromosome W, ilVanTame1 primary haplotype, whole genome shotgun sequence genome:
- the LOC113403488 gene encoding craniofacial development protein 2-like: MGENIIEDDDYVMYYLGKTKGQLGVGFLVKKKYKANITTFIGISDRVCLLEITLEKHLFAIIQAHAPTEGSSQEDIDIFYDDLAKAHAPISTDNIISMGDFKAQIGKPKQYEHSVTGQYGYGARSTRGERLIQYAYENNLKITNTIFNLKKHRRWTWKSPDKNTKNEIDYIMAASNN, from the coding sequence ATGGGAGAAAATATAATCGAAGATGACGATTATGTTATGTACTACCTCGGTAAAACCAAAGGACAATTGGGTGTGGGCTTTCTGGTTAAGAAAAAGTACAAAGCAAACATTACAACTTTCATCGGAATATCAGATCGAGTGTGTTTATTAGAAATTACTCTGGAAAAGCACCTTTTTGCCATTATACAAGCGCATGCACCTACTGAAGGCTCATCGCAGGAAGATATCGACATATTCTATGATGACCTTGCTAAAGCTCACGCCCCTATCTCGACCGATAACATAATCTCCATGGGCGACTTCAAAGCTCAAATTGGGAAACCGAAACAGTACGAACACTCAGTGACTGGACAATACGGATATGGAGCCAGAAGCACTCGTGGAGAGAGACTGATTCAATATGCGTAcgaaaacaatttgaaaatcACAAACACCATATTCAATTTGAAGAAACACAGAAGATGGACATGGAAATCTccagataaaaatacaaaaaatgaaaTCGATTATATCatggctgcttcaaataactaa
- the LOC135194598 gene encoding uncharacterized protein LOC135194598, whose protein sequence is MTTKPKLISKFEILSSVYFASDYRMLRATLNLNVTKRNRRNFSNPSLTLKTLKEQDTYLENLKSYIPELISTSTSYKADDYCQKIEHTILNSIKNIKTNTRNKILSDEALELMKLRNELQSKIKLNKNDKEKFKMLYKTTNKEIKSCYNTYRINTIKKHIDKSRSAKKAYKELNKTKNWITCLHSSSNKAATWLDIIKVATDFYANLYGHSNSTHHRKTTNQTKNKSPTPEFTGPEILIQITKLKSEKSLGQD, encoded by the coding sequence atgaCAACAAAACCAAAACTTATTTCCAAGTTCGAGATCCTGTCATCGGTCTATTTCGCTTCGGACTACAGAATGCTGCGAGCGACATTAAACTTGAACGTAACGAAGAGAAATAGGCGTAACTTTTCCAACCCATCACTAACACTGAAAACATTGAAAGAGCAAGATACTTACCTCGAAAATCTGAAAAGTTACATACCTGAACTTATATCGACAAGCACTAGCTACAAAGCCGACGACTACTGCCAGAAGATCGAACACACTATCTTGAacagcattaaaaatataaaaacaaacacaagaaataaaatattatctgatgAAGCACTAGAACTAATGAAATTACGTAACGAAttacaaagcaaaataaaactaaataagaacgacaaagaaaaatttaaaatgctctacaaaactacaaataaagaaataaagagTTGTTACAATACatacagaataaatactataaagaaACACATTGATAAGTCAAGATCAGCAAAAAAGGCGTATAAAGAATTGAACAAAACAAAGAACTGGATTACATGTCTCCATTCGAGCTCAAATAAAGCTGCTACTTGGCTGGACATCATAAAGGTTGCTACAGATTTTTATGCGAACCTCTACGGCCATTCTAATAGTACACATCATAGGAAAACTACCAACCAAACTAAGAATAAATCCCCAACTCCCGAATTTACTGGCCCTGAAATcttaatacaaattacaaaacttAAATCTGAAAAAAGCCTAGGCCAAGATTGA